A genome region from Eretmochelys imbricata isolate rEreImb1 chromosome 8, rEreImb1.hap1, whole genome shotgun sequence includes the following:
- the PURA gene encoding transcriptional activator protein Pur-alpha has protein sequence MADRDSGSEQGGGGGGAPGAGGSGSGGGGGPGGGLQHETQELASKRVDIQNKRFYLDVKQNAKGRFLKIAEVGAGGNKSRLTLSMSVAVEFRDYLGDFIEHYAQLGPSQPPELAQAADEPRRALKSEFLVRENRKYYMDLKENQRGRFLRIRQTVNRGPGLGSTQGQTIALPAQGLIEFRDALAKLIDDYGVEEEPAELPEGTSLTVDNKRFFFDVGSNKYGVFMRVSEVKPTYRNSITVPYKVWAKFGHTFCKYSEEMKKIQEKQRDKRAAAAASGPEPQAETESSAAAAGPPGALLQADEPEED, from the coding sequence ATGGCGGACAGAGACAGTGGCAGCGAgcagggcggcggcggcgggggcgcGCCGGGCGCCGGGGGGTCGGGCtccggcggcggcggggggccggggggcggcCTGCAGCACGAGACCCAGGAGCTGGCCTCCAAGCGGGTGGACATCCAGAACAAGCGCTTCTACCTGGACGTGAAGCAGAACGCCAAGGGCCGCTTCCTCAAGATCGCCGAGGTGGGCGCGGGCGGCAACAAGAGCCGCCTCACGCTCTCCATGTCGGTGGCCGTGGAGTTCCGCGACTACCTGGGCGACTTCATCGAGCACTACGCGCAGCTGGGCCCCAGCCAGCCGCCCGAGCTGGCGCAGGCCGCCGACGAGCCGCGCCGGGCGCTGAAGAGCGAGTTTCTGGTGCGGGAGAACCGCAAGTACTACATGGATCTGAAGGAGAACCAGCGCGGCCGCTTCCTCCGCATCCGCCAGACCGTCAACCGGGGGCCCGGCCTGGGCTCCACGCAGGGCCAGACCATCGCGCTGCCGGCGCAGGGGCTCATCGAGTTCCGCGACGCCCTGGCCAAGCTCATCGACGACTACGGCGTGGAGGAGGAGCCGGCCGAGCTGCCCGAGGGCACCTCCTTGACTGTGGACAACAAGCGCTTCTTCTTCGACGTGGGCTCCAACAAGTACGGCGTGTTCATGCGGGTGAGCGAGGTGAAGCCCACCTACCGCAACTCCATCACCGTCCCCTACAAGGTGTGGGCCAAGTTCGGCCACACCTTCTGCAAGTACTCGGAGGAGATGAAGAAGATCCAGGAGAAGCAGCGGGACAAgcgggccgccgccgccgcctctggGCCCGAGCCGCAGGCGGAGACTGAGAgcagcgccgccgccgccgggccccccggagccctgctgcagGCCGACGAGCCGGAGGAGGATTGA